In the genome of Tsukamurella paurometabola DSM 20162, the window ACACCGTGTGGAGCTTCACCTTGGTGCCCGAGGACGGCAAGGTCACCGTCGTCGAGCGTCGCGAGGCCGCGGGCGGCAGGACCACCGCGGTGAGCAGCATCCTGGTCGGCGCGCTCCTCGGAGGCAACGAGGACTTCGAGCGCGGGCTGCTCGTCGGGATGAAGCAGACGCTCTCGCACATCAAGACGGAGTCCGAAGCCGCATAGCGGACGGACACCACGGAGGGCGCGCGAGGATTCTCGCGCGCCCTCCGTGTTTCAGTCCGCTTCCCCCAGGACGAGATACGAGGCGTTCGCGGCCTGGAGCGCCTTCGTCGTCTGCCCGTCGGTGATGAATGCCACGTACCGTCCGCGTGCGACTGCGCACTGGGTCGTGGTGTCCTTACTCCCCTCGAACTCAGGGTGGGTCCAGCACCGTGCGCCCGGTGCGACCGTGATGGTGGTCGGCACGGAGCCCGCCGGATAGGTGCTGCGGTTCCACTCGTCTTCTTTATCCGCGAGGACACGGGCGGCCGCAGCGTCGCGGGTGCGGTACACGGAGTTGCCGCCGTATCCCACGAGATCGACGCCGGTCTCCGTGAATGCCCTTTGCGCGAACTCGATATCGGTCGAACGCCCCAGGGCGGACACGGACGTTGCCCACACCCCGGCCGCCGTGGACGGCAGAGTCAGGCGGACGATACCTTCCGGGTCCGCCTTGAGCGTGCCCAGTCTGTCCAGCGGGGTCGATGCGAAGGTCTCCAGGTTCTTCTGTTGCCGGCCAAGGAAATCGGACAGATACTTCGCAGATTCGGCTACCGTCGGCGCCGCGGCGAACCCGCCGACGACGTACTCACCGACCTGCATGATCGCCTCGACCGACCAGTTCTTCAGCGTCTTCCACTCCGTGGAGAACGCGACCGCCGAGGGACGATCGGGAAGCGATACGGGCCTTTCCTCCGTGTCCGGATAGCGGCCCGGCTTCAGGAACTCGGGCGAGGCGACGGCCTTGGCTGCCGCTTCCCTGCTCGCCATCCGCACGACGGCGACGGTGAGCTCCCGGGTTCGATTACCAGTCGTGCCCGGCTTGTGATCGTTCGCCGAGAAGGTGGCGCCGAGCTCGAAATCGCCGACCGCATCGCTCAGCGACGACGACACCGACAGGGACAGCTTGAGCGCACCGCGATCTCCCAGATATCCACCTCCGCCGTACCGCAATGCGGGATCGATCTCGCGCAGCAAGGGAACGGTATCCGCCAGCCTGCTGGCCTCCAGAGCCCGCGCGGTGGAGTCGTTCGGGGTCGCAATGGTGCGGGGCTTCTTCGGATAGGAGCCCACGTCGAGTTGCGCGGCGACCGCTGCTTCATCGGCTACCGGGGTTCCCCGGACCGTGGTCGAACACCCCACGAGAACCAGGGCCGAGACGGCGATCGCGGTGCTGCAGAATCGCATTCGCGTTGTCGCTGAGCTCACTGGGCGTCCTTGAGCATCAGGTAGCCAGCGCCCAGTGCCTGGAAGGCCTGGTTCTGCTGCACGGCGGACACCTCCGCGAGATATCGCCCGACGGCGACGACGCAGTAGGTGAACCTGGAATCGGAGCCCGGGTACGGCGACAGGCGCAGGCATGCGGAGCCGGGCACTCCCGTAGCGGTCACCGGCTGCTTCTCCCCGTAGGCGCTGTTCGTCTCCGCGATGAAGGCATCCTTCAACCGCGTCGCACCGGCGGCGTCCCTGGCGCGGTACACGGTGTTACTGCCCTGACCGACGACGTCGACCCCCGCCTCGTCGAAGTCCTTCTTGGACGCGATGAGGTCCGACTGTCCGAGGAGGGCGACGGTAGCGGGCATGCTGCCGTCCCGGGTCGGATCGGACTGCGGGGGTGCCAGCGTGTATTTGGCGACCCCGGCCTCGTCCATCGGGAGCTGCGCGACCTTGTCCAGCGGTGTCGGGGTGAATCCGTCGAGTCCCTTCGTCTGTCGGTCGAAGTACGCGCGGACCTGATCCGGCGACCAGTTGCCGTAGACAGCGATCACGTACTGCTTGTACGCGAGGAAGGCCACCGTCGACGGGTCCTGGTTCATCAGCTTGTAGTCCGCCGTGTACGCGATCGCGGCCGAGTAGCCGGGGATGTCGACAGGGTTGCGATCCGGAGTGGAGGCACTGTCCTTATCGCGCAGCCGTGGCGTGACCGCGGCCGCGGCCGCGGCGCCGTCCGGCATACGGAATACACCCGCGGTCACCGCGCGGTTCTTGACGTTCGGATCGACGGCCCCACCGCTGTGGACGTTGCTCGCGCCCATCAGGAAGCCCAGCTCGCGTCGGTCCAGCGCACCGTCCGCGACGGGCCCGAAGGTGGAGCGCACACTCGACGGCCCGGCAATGAGCCTGCCCGCGGCGAACCTACTGCCGCCGTAGCGAATGGCCGAATCGATATCGCTGATCCGCGGCGCCGTCTCAGCCATGCGGCGCCCCTCCAACGCCAGTGCCATATCGGCGCTCGGCGGACCCACCTGCCGCGGCGTCGTCGGATATGTCCCCGTGTCCGGCCGCGGCACCGCCGACGGATCCTCGACGGCCGTTCCGGCGACCGTCGTCGAGCATCCGGCGAGAGCGAGCCCCGCCAGCGCCACCACGGCTGCATACGCTTTCCTCATCGAGTCCCCTCACTCCTCGCGATCCGTGCGACCTGCACGCAGGATATTCGACGGTGAACCGCATCGACCGCCGTACGGTTGCACACGGTGCGGTGCGACCATGCAAACAGCGGGCACCAACGCGCGGCTTAAGCCGCGCTATCGTGAGCCCGACTACGGTTCCCTGCGACGGTGGAGGCTTCCCCATGACCGAGACCAGCGTTCGAGACATCGTCCGCGGACTTCTCCCGCAGGCCCGCGCCGATCTGGCGGAACTGGTCGCGCTGCCCTCCGTGCACGCCTCTCCCGAATTCGGCGAGGAACCGAACCGGGCCGCCGCGCACTGGGTCGCCGACGCCTTCGGCGGCGCCGGGATCGAGAACATCGAGCAGATCTCGACATCGGACGGATCGATCGCGGTGGTCGGCCACACCCCGGCGCCCGCCGGAGCCAAGACCGTGCTCCTGTACAGCCACTTCGATGTGCAGCCGCCCGGCCCCCGCGAGCAGTGGGAATCCGATCCGTTCACCCTCACCTCGCGCCCGGGCCCGGGTGCCGGGGCCGAGCGCTGGTACGGGCGCGGCGCCGCCGACTGCAAGGGCAACCTGGTCGCGCACCTCACCGCCCTGCGCGCCGTGCGGGAGGCCACGGGCGGCCTGCCGGTGGGGGTACGGGTCATCGTCGAGGGGTCCGAAGAGGGCGGCGGCGAGGGCCTCGACGATCTGATCGCGCAGCGTCCCGACCTCGCCCACGCCGATCTCATCCTCATCGCCGACACCGGCAACGTCGCTGTGGGACG includes:
- a CDS encoding DUF7373 family lipoprotein, with product MSSATTRMRFCSTAIAVSALVLVGCSTTVRGTPVADEAAVAAQLDVGSYPKKPRTIATPNDSTARALEASRLADTVPLLREIDPALRYGGGGYLGDRGALKLSLSVSSSLSDAVGDFELGATFSANDHKPGTTGNRTRELTVAVVRMASREAAAKAVASPEFLKPGRYPDTEERPVSLPDRPSAVAFSTEWKTLKNWSVEAIMQVGEYVVGGFAAAPTVAESAKYLSDFLGRQQKNLETFASTPLDRLGTLKADPEGIVRLTLPSTAAGVWATSVSALGRSTDIEFAQRAFTETGVDLVGYGGNSVYRTRDAAAARVLADKEDEWNRSTYPAGSVPTTITVAPGARCWTHPEFEGSKDTTTQCAVARGRYVAFITDGQTTKALQAANASYLVLGEAD
- a CDS encoding DUF7373 family lipoprotein, with amino-acid sequence MRKAYAAVVALAGLALAGCSTTVAGTAVEDPSAVPRPDTGTYPTTPRQVGPPSADMALALEGRRMAETAPRISDIDSAIRYGGSRFAAGRLIAGPSSVRSTFGPVADGALDRRELGFLMGASNVHSGGAVDPNVKNRAVTAGVFRMPDGAAAAAAVTPRLRDKDSASTPDRNPVDIPGYSAAIAYTADYKLMNQDPSTVAFLAYKQYVIAVYGNWSPDQVRAYFDRQTKGLDGFTPTPLDKVAQLPMDEAGVAKYTLAPPQSDPTRDGSMPATVALLGQSDLIASKKDFDEAGVDVVGQGSNTVYRARDAAGATRLKDAFIAETNSAYGEKQPVTATGVPGSACLRLSPYPGSDSRFTYCVVAVGRYLAEVSAVQQNQAFQALGAGYLMLKDAQ